The following proteins are co-located in the candidate division KSB1 bacterium genome:
- the asnB gene encoding asparagine synthase (glutamine-hydrolyzing) yields MRNRVGLGIRNQRADQGIDCPLTWIASFEEPMCGICGVMEKGRQNQALVTAMCRLLAHRGPDHEAVYQAGDVCLGHRRLSIIDLATGNQPIFNDDRTLAIVYNGEIYNYRELRRELLDRGATFYTKSDTEVILRLYELDGPDAFIRLNGIFAFAILDRRGARPRLILARDHFGVKPLHYFSRPGLFVFASEYKAILLHPAVERKLNPQALHHQINLRYNQTDETLAAGIRKLPPAHYLIVEDGQVIALQRYFVLEPRIEERRDIADWLQEIPLRLRQAVERQLVSDVPIGVYLSGGLDSGSIVAMMHEAGVREIRTFTLGFNEPTDENEDALLTAERYGTIHHSLKLDMNPMRRMPEVIWHAEEPKINLLQGFAMSEFVSQHVKVVLGGLGGDELFAGYDIHRLTLPFNRLLAVVPQEFDAAIGAKLALLLYRAQTRLLPAKWDEVRRGLQAAVSVGNLRKFYLILRNVWDYDLPLWRRIYAPTFLQQTLQPIEREFAPLFERYGGLSPLDQIFAVEFSSKMVNDYLLVEDRMSMAHSLEERVPFLDLDLVRFGFSIPSRLKMLGGKTKGLLRKAMAPYLPEKIIRKKKWGFTFNPYLQFQKDLKSTAEAVLTRAKIERDGIFNYDFIRTVLDAKPHPRLRWHYNLLWVLTGFYIWKQMFLESDAFVKKEFDLKRYCG; encoded by the coding sequence TTGCGAAACAGAGTCGGCTTGGGAATACGGAATCAGCGTGCCGACCAAGGTATCGACTGTCCGCTCACTTGGATTGCATCCTTTGAGGAACCTATGTGCGGCATCTGCGGCGTAATGGAGAAAGGGCGTCAGAATCAGGCGCTCGTTACCGCCATGTGCCGCCTGCTGGCGCATCGCGGACCGGATCACGAGGCAGTCTATCAGGCCGGCGACGTTTGTCTCGGCCATCGTCGACTCAGCATCATTGACTTGGCAACCGGCAACCAGCCGATTTTTAACGACGACCGCACGCTGGCGATTGTCTATAACGGCGAAATCTACAATTATCGCGAGCTGCGCCGCGAATTGCTCGATCGGGGGGCAACGTTTTACACGAAATCGGATACCGAAGTCATCCTGCGTTTGTATGAATTGGACGGACCGGATGCCTTTATCCGCCTTAACGGGATTTTTGCCTTTGCCATCCTGGACAGGCGCGGCGCGCGGCCGCGGTTGATTCTGGCGCGCGACCATTTCGGCGTCAAGCCCCTGCACTATTTCTCTCGTCCCGGCCTCTTTGTCTTTGCCTCCGAGTACAAGGCGATCCTGCTGCACCCCGCGGTAGAGCGAAAGCTCAACCCTCAGGCGCTGCATCATCAAATCAATCTCCGTTACAATCAAACCGACGAGACGCTTGCCGCAGGCATCCGAAAGCTTCCGCCGGCCCATTACCTGATCGTCGAAGACGGCCAAGTTATTGCTTTGCAACGATACTTTGTTCTTGAACCGCGCATCGAAGAGCGGCGGGACATCGCGGATTGGCTGCAGGAGATCCCGCTCCGACTGCGTCAGGCGGTGGAACGTCAATTGGTCAGCGACGTGCCGATCGGCGTCTATCTATCCGGCGGCCTAGATTCCGGCTCCATTGTAGCCATGATGCACGAAGCGGGTGTGCGGGAAATCCGCACCTTTACCCTCGGCTTTAACGAGCCGACCGATGAAAATGAAGATGCGCTGCTCACTGCCGAACGGTACGGAACGATCCATCATTCGCTCAAACTGGATATGAATCCCATGCGCCGCATGCCGGAGGTGATTTGGCATGCAGAAGAGCCCAAGATTAATCTCCTGCAGGGCTTTGCCATGTCCGAGTTTGTTTCGCAGCACGTCAAAGTGGTGCTCGGCGGTCTCGGCGGCGATGAGCTGTTTGCCGGCTACGACATCCATCGCCTCACCCTGCCGTTCAATCGCCTGCTGGCGGTCGTTCCGCAAGAGTTCGATGCCGCAATCGGCGCCAAGCTCGCCCTCCTGCTCTATCGTGCGCAAACCAGGCTTCTTCCGGCCAAATGGGACGAAGTGCGCCGAGGTCTGCAGGCTGCGGTTTCGGTCGGCAATCTGCGCAAATTTTACCTGATTCTGCGTAACGTTTGGGATTACGACCTCCCTCTCTGGCGCCGCATCTACGCTCCGACATTTTTGCAGCAGACCCTGCAGCCGATCGAGCGCGAGTTTGCACCGTTGTTCGAGCGCTATGGCGGGCTGTCGCCGCTCGATCAAATCTTTGCCGTCGAATTCTCGTCGAAAATGGTCAACGACTATCTGTTGGTGGAAGACCGCATGAGCATGGCGCATTCGCTCGAAGAGCGCGTTCCTTTTCTCGATCTCGATCTGGTGCGCTTTGGCTTTTCAATCCCCAGTCGCTTGAAAATGCTGGGCGGAAAAACCAAAGGCCTGCTGCGCAAAGCCATGGCTCCCTATCTGCCGGAAAAAATCATCCGCAAGAAAAAATGGGGCTTTACCTTCAACCCCTATCTGCAGTTCCAAAAGGACTTGAAATCGACTGCCGAGGCCGTGTTGACCCGCGCAAAAATCGAGAGGGACGGGATTTTCAATTACGACTTTATCCGCACCGTTTTGGATGCGAAACCGCATCCGCGTCTTCGCTGGCATTACAATCTGCTTTGGGTATTGACCGGTTTTTACATTTGGAAGCAGATGTTTTTGGAAAGCGACGCTTTTGTGAAAAAAGAGTTTGATCTGAAACGATACTGCGGTTAA